The genomic window GGATCCGGAAGGCGGTGCGAATTCGTGGTTCTGCGTCGTCGCCGCGGGTCGGTACGTAGGCGAGATCTGGGCGAAGACACAGGACGACGCGCACCGCCTGCTCGAAGAGCAGTACCGAGTGCTGCACGCCGCGAAGTAGATCGAGTCGCACGGGCCTTTCCCGTACCCTCGCCTTCATGAGCTGTTGCGGACCGTCGCGCCGGACATTGCTCGGCGCGATGGCCTCCGCGGCACTGCTTTCCGCGCTGCCCGCGAGTCGCGTAACGGCGCAGTCCGTCTCACCGGTGGCGACGGATTTGGAAGTGGTCACGGTTACCGATCAATCGGTTGTGCTGACTTGGACGACCGTGGCGGCGGACGAGTCGGGAAGACTGGTGCCCGTTCCATCCGACGCCGAAGTGCGCTTGGGCGCAGCGGATTCCGTGCGGGGCCCGGTGCCGGTCTTCGCCGATCCCGAGCGAACCCCGTTCCACTACGCGGAGATCGGCGGTTTGGAGCCGGGGCGACGCTACCGTTTCGAAGCATGGTCGCAGGGTGCGCGGGCGACGCCCGCTCTCTCGCTGACGACACTCACGCCCGGAACACCGGAAACCACGGGCGAATTCACCACCCTGCTGCCACCGCCGGGCCGCCTGTTGCGCACCATCGCGCTGGCCAACGACGTGCACTACGGCGAGACGGTGAGCGGTCTGGTGGTCGGCGGGTTCCCGCCCGGGTTCCGCCAGCTCGCCGGGCTGCCGCCCTACCCGGAAGTCATGCTGGACGCGCTGCTGGACGACCTGCGGGCCAGGGAAGTGGACCGGCTGGTCGTCGCGGGTGACCTGACCAGCGAGGCGACGCCGGAGGAATCGCGCGGCGTCCGCGCCCGGCTGGACACCTGGGGTGCGCTCGGCACCGACTACCTGGTGACGAGGGGCAATCACGACCGCCCGCACGTCGGCTACCAGGGCTGCACGCATCTGGGCGAACACCGCGACTGCTGGGGCGACAACTTCCTGCCTCCGCAGCAACTGGTCGAGCACGAGGTCGGCGGGCTGCGCCTGCTCGGCGTGGACACCAGCGAACTCGACGGCTCGGGCGGCCGCATCGATCGACCGCAGTTCGATCGCCTTGCCGAGGTGCTGCGCGCCGATCCGGACCGCCCGACCCTGGTCTTCGGCCACCACCCGGTGACCCGCGAGTCCGGGCTGACCAACACCGCGGGGCCCGGCTTCGTCCTCAACGGTCCGGACAGCGCGGAGCTCCAGCACGACTACGAGCGCGCGCCCGGCGTCTTCCTGCACCACAGCGGCCACACCCACCGCAACCGGCGAACCCGCCCGGACGCGAACATCGCGGTGGAATTCCTCGAGGTGGCCGCGGTGAAGGAGTATCCGGGCGGCTACAGCCTGCTCCGCGTGTACGAGGGCGGCTACATGGTGAACTTCTACAAGACGCGCGCCGAGAGCGCCCGGCGCTGGAGCAGCACCACCCGCGGCGAATACTTCGGCCTCTTGCCCGACTACACCTTCGGTACGTTCGCCGATCGCAATCACGTTGTCCTGCGCGACTTTTCCGGCCTCAGCTGAAGCTACCGGCACCGCGGACGGCGAACGTCGACGCCCCGGTCCGGCGGTGGCGTAACACCGAACCGGGGCGTCGACGACCGGCGCACCCCTTGCTTGGAGCGAGCGGCGGGAATTGAACCCGCGTAAACGGCTTTGCAGACCGTTGCCTCAACCACTCAGCCACGCCCGCCTCGCCTTCGAGAATGCCGGGCCGGGCACCGAGCGACCAGACTTGGGCTCGAGCTGATTCGAAAGCGCGCCCGACCCCGGCGCGGGTGATAGAACGTCGGCGCACGACACGGAAACGGCCGCTCGGCATGGAATGATCGAGGACATGTCTCGGCCACGCCCGCTCCCAGTCGACCCGATCGAGGAGGCCCACCGCCAGTGGGTCGGCCACGGCTGGGGCGATGTCGCCGACGGCATGGCGGCGGTGACGTCGCTGGTCCGCGCCCAGCAGATCGTGATGGCCCGGGTGGACGAGGCACTGAAACCGACCGGTCTGACCTTCTCCCGGTACGAGCTGTTGATGCTGCTCAGCTTCAGCAAGACCGGCGCGCTGCCGATGGCGAAGGCCAGCGCCCGCCTGCAAGTGCACCCGACCAGCGTCACCAACACCGTCGATCGCCTGGAGGCGGCCCGACTCGTGGAACGGGTGCCGCACCCCAGCGATCGCCGCGCCACCCTGATCGAGATCACCGACGCCGGAAGGGAATTGGTCGCCGAGGCGACCAAGGAGCTGAACACGAAGGTGTTCGCCCAGCCCGGCCTGCCCCCGCAGCGACTGCACACGCTGTTGCAGCTGCTCGCGGAATTCCGGCATGCCGCGGGCGACTTCGACACCGGGGGCGCGCCCGCGCGCTGGAACACCCGCGATCGCTGAACTTCGGTACGTACCTGTCGGTCTCGTACACCACGCGAGCGACCGCCTCGTAACGTTCCGGCATCCAACTAGCGAATCGGCGGCTGTGTTGCCTTGGCAGCGGACGGGAAAAGGTCCACCATGTAATCCATGGTGCTGGTCTTGGGGGTATCGGCGGGCGCTGGTGGCGCGCGGGCGATGTTGACTCATTCCGATCAGCCGCACCTGCCGCCGATCGATCGTTGCCATGTACCTCGCCGCGCGGGCGGTGGCGTCGAGGAGGCCGTGTTCGAGGCGATCCGCCGAATGTCCCGTTCAGCCCAGCTTCGGGACGAGCTGATCACCGGGACCGCGGTCACCTGCCGCTGCCCGCTGCACGCCGACTCCATCCGTGCCGCGGCGGGTCGCACCCGACTCACCATCGTCGACGAGCCGCTCGCCCAGCTGCGGTACCTGCGCTTCACCGGAAGGCTGCCGGAGTCGGGCACGGTGATTCTCTACGACCTCGGCAGCTCCGGGCTGACGGTCACGCACGCCGACTGCCGCACCGACACCATCCTTTCCAGCAAACGCAGCACGGTGCTCGGCGGCGACGGCTACGACGCGCTGCTGCGCTGGCAACTGGCCCGCGGCGGGGTGCTCACCGACCGGCTGACCAGCCGGCGCCATCGCGAGGCGCTCAGCAGCGCGCGGGTGGTCACCGCGACCGATGTCGGCTCCGGCGGCCGCGCCGTGGTGACCCGCAGCGACCTGGCCGAACTGTGCGCGGCCGGCATCCACCATTCGGCGTCCTTCGTCCGCCAGCTCATCGAGGAGGGCGGGGTGCGCCCGGAGGCGCTGGTGCTACTCGGCGGCTGCACCCGCAGCCCGAGCGTGCGCGCCGAACTGGCCGGACTCGTCGATCTGCCGGTGGTCTACGACCCGGAGCCGGAGTACGTCTCGGCCCGCGGCGCGTTGCTGCTCGCCGCCGAACGCCCGTCCGGCGACGTGCGGATGACGCGGCTGCGAGCGGGCGCGACGCTGTACCGGCCCGCTACCGCGGGCGTCGACCGTCGGAAGGTCATCGCGGCCGTGGCGGTCACCGCGACGCTCGGTGCGACGATCGCCGGTCTGCTCGCGGTGGAACGGAATTCGGCGCGACCACCGCACGGCGGAACCGCGCCGACGCAGATCGAACTGCGCACCACCCCGGAGCTGTCTGGCAACTGAGGCCGGAGCCCGCCACATCCCGTTGGCTAGCATGGCGCGAGAACCACAAGCGCACGACTACGGGGGTGTACACATGGCATTCGCCGCCGCAAGAACCATGCTCACGACCGGATTCGGGGTCCTGATGTCGCATCGTGCCCTTCGCGCGTTTCCGGCGCGGTCGGCTGTCATCGGGGCGGTCGTGATGGGCGCGCCGATGCTGTTGGTCGGCGCGGACGTCGCCGACGGAACCTCGGCGACGCCGTTACTGCTGGTGGGCGTCGCCTATCTGCTGACGATGATCGTCACCACGTTC from Nocardia bhagyanarayanae includes these protein-coding regions:
- a CDS encoding metallophosphoesterase family protein encodes the protein MPVPSDAEVRLGAADSVRGPVPVFADPERTPFHYAEIGGLEPGRRYRFEAWSQGARATPALSLTTLTPGTPETTGEFTTLLPPPGRLLRTIALANDVHYGETVSGLVVGGFPPGFRQLAGLPPYPEVMLDALLDDLRAREVDRLVVAGDLTSEATPEESRGVRARLDTWGALGTDYLVTRGNHDRPHVGYQGCTHLGEHRDCWGDNFLPPQQLVEHEVGGLRLLGVDTSELDGSGGRIDRPQFDRLAEVLRADPDRPTLVFGHHPVTRESGLTNTAGPGFVLNGPDSAELQHDYERAPGVFLHHSGHTHRNRRTRPDANIAVEFLEVAAVKEYPGGYSLLRVYEGGYMVNFYKTRAESARRWSSTTRGEYFGLLPDYTFGTFADRNHVVLRDFSGLS
- a CDS encoding MarR family winged helix-turn-helix transcriptional regulator codes for the protein MSRPRPLPVDPIEEAHRQWVGHGWGDVADGMAAVTSLVRAQQIVMARVDEALKPTGLTFSRYELLMLLSFSKTGALPMAKASARLQVHPTSVTNTVDRLEAARLVERVPHPSDRRATLIEITDAGRELVAEATKELNTKVFAQPGLPPQRLHTLLQLLAEFRHAAGDFDTGGAPARWNTRDR